In Streptomyces dangxiongensis, one DNA window encodes the following:
- the treS gene encoding maltose alpha-D-glucosyltransferase, with product MSVNEPVLDTFEDTPAKDRDPEWFKRAVFYEVLVRSFQDSNGDGVGDLKGLTAKLDYLQWLGVDCLWLPPFFKSPLRDGGYDVSDYTAVLPEFGDLADFVEFVDAAHQRGMRVIIDFVMNHTSDQHPWFQESRRDPDGPYGDYYVWADDDKQYQDARVIFVDTEASNWTYDPVRKQYYWHRFFSHQPDLNYENPAVQEEMISALKFWLDLGIDGLRLDAVPYLYQQEGTNCENLPATHAFLRRVRKEIDEQYADKVLLAEANQWPEDVVDYFGDYRAGGDECHMAFHFPVMPRIFMAVRRESRYPVSEILAKTPAIPSGCQWGIFLRNHDELTLEMVTDEERDYMWAEYAKDPRMRANIGIRRRLAPLLDNDRNQIELFTALLLSLPGSPILYYGDEIGMGDNIWLGDRDAVRTPMQWTPDRNAGFSSCDPGRLFLPAIMDPVHGYQVTNVEASMASPSSLLHWTRRMIEIRKQNPAFGLGSYTELPSSNPAVLAFLREAPLSEEEGDDLVLCVHNFSRFAQPTELDLSRYEGRHPVELFGGVRFPAIGELPYLLTLAGHGFYWFRLRRDAA from the coding sequence ATGAGCGTCAACGAGCCCGTTCTCGACACCTTCGAGGACACTCCCGCCAAGGACCGGGACCCCGAGTGGTTCAAACGCGCCGTCTTCTACGAGGTGCTGGTCCGCTCCTTCCAGGACAGCAACGGCGACGGCGTCGGCGACCTGAAGGGGCTGACCGCCAAGCTCGACTACCTCCAGTGGCTCGGCGTGGACTGCCTGTGGCTGCCGCCGTTCTTCAAGTCACCTCTGCGGGACGGCGGTTACGACGTCTCCGACTACACCGCCGTGCTGCCGGAGTTCGGTGACCTCGCCGACTTCGTGGAGTTCGTGGACGCCGCCCACCAGCGCGGCATGCGGGTCATCATCGACTTCGTCATGAACCACACCAGTGACCAGCACCCGTGGTTCCAGGAGTCGAGGCGGGACCCGGACGGTCCGTACGGCGACTACTACGTCTGGGCCGACGACGACAAGCAGTACCAGGACGCCCGCGTCATCTTCGTCGACACCGAGGCCTCCAACTGGACGTACGACCCCGTACGCAAGCAGTACTACTGGCACCGCTTCTTCTCGCACCAGCCGGACCTCAACTACGAGAACCCGGCCGTGCAGGAGGAGATGATCTCCGCGCTGAAGTTCTGGCTCGACCTCGGCATCGACGGACTCCGGCTGGACGCCGTGCCGTACCTGTACCAGCAGGAGGGCACCAACTGCGAGAACCTGCCGGCCACCCACGCGTTCCTGCGACGGGTGCGCAAGGAGATCGACGAGCAGTACGCCGACAAGGTGCTCCTCGCCGAGGCCAACCAGTGGCCCGAGGACGTCGTCGACTACTTCGGCGACTACCGGGCCGGCGGCGACGAGTGCCACATGGCGTTCCACTTCCCGGTCATGCCGCGCATCTTCATGGCCGTGCGCCGTGAGTCGCGCTACCCGGTCTCCGAGATCCTCGCCAAGACGCCCGCGATCCCCTCCGGCTGCCAGTGGGGCATCTTCCTGCGCAACCACGACGAGCTGACCCTGGAGATGGTCACCGACGAGGAACGCGACTACATGTGGGCCGAGTACGCCAAGGATCCGCGGATGCGCGCCAACATCGGCATCCGCCGGCGCCTCGCGCCCCTGCTCGACAACGACCGCAACCAGATCGAGCTGTTCACCGCCCTGCTGCTGTCCCTGCCCGGCTCGCCGATCCTCTACTACGGCGACGAGATCGGCATGGGCGACAACATCTGGCTCGGTGACCGCGACGCGGTCCGCACCCCCATGCAGTGGACCCCGGACCGCAACGCCGGCTTCTCCTCCTGCGACCCCGGCCGGCTCTTCCTCCCCGCGATCATGGACCCGGTCCACGGCTACCAGGTCACCAACGTCGAGGCCTCCATGGCCTCTCCGTCCAGCCTGCTGCACTGGACCCGCCGCATGATCGAGATCCGCAAGCAGAACCCCGCCTTCGGCCTGGGGTCCTACACCGAACTGCCGTCGTCGAACCCGGCGGTGCTCGCCTTCCTGCGCGAGGCGCCCCTGTCGGAGGAGGAGGGGGACGACCTCGTGCTGTGCGTCCACAACTTCTCCCGTTTCGCCCAGCCCACGGAGCTGGACCTGAGCCGGTACGAAGGGCGGCACCCCGTCGAGCTGTTCGGCGGGGTCCGGTTCCCGGCGATCGGCGAACTGCCGTACCTGCTCACCCTCGCGGGCCACGGCTTCTACTGGTTCCGGCTGCGCCGGGACGCCGCGTAG
- a CDS encoding HelD family protein → MRAGAELSNADLSNSEFPDDELRNEQEFIDGLYARVDVLLGEAETSVTDALAQGDKPMQARLERDILVAERSGLLAALNAVDGSLCFGRIDLTDGTRHHIGRIGLREDDAERTPVLVDWRADVARSFYLATGHTPMGLRRRRHIATEDRTVTSLHDEILDLGDATRTGHEDPTGDAVLLAALNSARTGRMSDIVRTIQAEQDEIIRAPHRGVLVVEGGPGTGKTAVALHRAAYLLYEYRELLARRAVLIVGPNPAFLGYIGEVLPSLGETGVLLATVGELYPGVRATATDTPEAAAVKGRADMADVLAAVVRDRQTLPDPVLAIEHDREVLMLDDGLVSVARERTRAAKVPHNAAREYFEGHILNTLTELYAERVGTDPYDGSSLLDASDITQIRDELAENPGVRSAVDRLWPRITPQRLLADFLAEPDGHLSKEDADAVRRPVTRAWTVADVPLLDEAAELLGEDDRLVRARADRERETRIAYAQGVLDVSYASRTYEFEDKEDSDPEASEVLSAHDIIDAARFAERQEETDHRSAAERAAADRTWAFGHIIVDEAQELSPMAWRLLMRRSPTRSMTLVGDPAQTAEAAGVGSWADILAPYVEDRWEHTRLGVNYRTPAEIMDLAAAVVRAREPGFEPPSSVRSTGVRPWVRRATGDLPGAVARAVADLTPAEGRLAVIAPRALHRSLAARLDGVTAGAEPDLTRGTVLLDPRQAKGLEFDSVLVVEPAAYGTSDLYVALTRATQRLGVLHTGSLPPGLTDGE, encoded by the coding sequence ATGCGGGCGGGAGCGGAATTGTCAAACGCGGATCTGTCGAACAGTGAATTTCCGGACGATGAATTGCGGAACGAGCAGGAATTCATCGACGGACTGTACGCACGCGTGGACGTGCTGCTCGGCGAGGCCGAGACCTCCGTGACCGACGCGCTCGCCCAGGGCGACAAGCCCATGCAGGCCCGGCTGGAGCGGGACATCCTGGTCGCCGAGCGCTCGGGACTCCTCGCCGCGCTGAACGCCGTGGACGGCTCGCTCTGCTTCGGCCGGATCGACCTGACCGACGGCACCAGACACCACATCGGGCGGATCGGGCTGCGCGAGGACGACGCCGAACGCACCCCCGTCCTCGTCGACTGGCGCGCCGACGTCGCCCGCTCCTTCTACCTGGCCACCGGCCACACCCCGATGGGCCTGCGCCGCCGCCGGCACATCGCCACCGAGGACCGGACCGTGACCTCCCTGCACGACGAGATCCTGGACCTGGGCGACGCCACCCGCACCGGTCACGAGGACCCCACCGGCGACGCCGTCCTGCTCGCCGCGCTGAACTCGGCCCGCACCGGCCGGATGAGCGACATCGTGCGGACCATCCAGGCCGAGCAGGACGAGATCATCCGGGCACCCCACCGCGGCGTGCTGGTGGTGGAGGGCGGCCCCGGCACCGGCAAGACCGCGGTCGCCCTGCACCGTGCGGCCTACCTGCTCTACGAGTACCGGGAACTGCTCGCCCGCCGGGCCGTGCTCATCGTCGGCCCCAACCCGGCCTTCCTCGGCTACATCGGCGAGGTGCTGCCCTCCCTCGGCGAGACCGGGGTGCTGCTGGCCACGGTCGGCGAGCTGTATCCCGGCGTGCGGGCCACCGCCACCGACACGCCCGAGGCGGCGGCGGTGAAGGGCCGCGCGGACATGGCCGACGTGCTCGCCGCCGTCGTACGCGACCGGCAGACGCTGCCCGACCCGGTCCTCGCGATCGAGCACGACCGCGAGGTGCTGATGCTGGACGACGGCCTGGTGAGCGTCGCCCGGGAACGGACCCGCGCCGCGAAAGTGCCGCACAACGCGGCCCGCGAGTACTTCGAGGGCCACATCCTCAACACCCTCACCGAGCTGTACGCCGAACGCGTGGGCACCGACCCCTACGACGGCAGCAGTCTGCTCGACGCCTCCGACATCACCCAGATCCGCGACGAACTCGCCGAGAACCCCGGCGTCCGGTCCGCCGTCGACCGGCTCTGGCCCCGGATCACCCCGCAGCGCCTGCTCGCCGACTTCCTCGCGGAACCGGACGGCCACCTCTCGAAGGAGGACGCGGACGCGGTCCGCCGCCCGGTGACCCGCGCCTGGACCGTCGCCGACGTCCCGCTGCTGGACGAGGCGGCCGAACTCCTCGGCGAGGACGACCGGCTGGTGCGGGCGCGGGCGGACCGCGAGCGCGAGACCCGGATCGCCTACGCGCAGGGCGTGCTGGACGTCTCGTACGCCTCGCGGACCTACGAGTTCGAGGACAAGGAGGACAGCGACCCCGAGGCCTCCGAGGTGCTGTCGGCGCACGACATCATCGACGCCGCGCGGTTCGCCGAGCGGCAGGAGGAGACGGACCACCGCAGCGCCGCCGAGCGGGCCGCCGCCGACCGCACCTGGGCGTTCGGGCACATCATCGTGGACGAGGCGCAGGAGCTGTCGCCGATGGCCTGGCGGCTGCTGATGCGGCGCAGCCCGACCCGCTCGATGACCCTGGTCGGCGACCCGGCCCAGACCGCGGAGGCGGCCGGCGTCGGATCCTGGGCGGACATCCTCGCCCCCTATGTCGAGGACCGCTGGGAGCACACCCGGCTCGGCGTCAACTACCGAACCCCGGCCGAGATCATGGACCTGGCCGCGGCCGTGGTCCGCGCCCGGGAACCCGGCTTCGAGCCGCCCAGCTCGGTCCGGTCGACCGGGGTACGGCCCTGGGTGCGGCGGGCCACCGGTGACCTGCCCGGCGCGGTCGCCCGGGCGGTCGCCGACCTCACGCCCGCCGAGGGCCGGCTCGCGGTGATCGCCCCGCGCGCGCTGCACCGCTCCCTGGCCGCCCGGCTGGACGGGGTCACGGCCGGCGCGGAGCCCGACCTGACGCGCGGGACCGTCCTGCTCGACCCGCGCCAGGCCAAGGGGCTGGAGTTCGACTCGGTCCTGGTGGTGGAGCCGGCCGCCTACGGCACGAGCGATCTGTACGTGGCCCTGACCCGGGCCACCCAGCGGCTCGGCGTGCTGCACACGGGTTCGCTGCCGCCGGGCCTGACCGACGGGGAGTGA
- the glgB gene encoding 1,4-alpha-glucan branching enzyme — MTSKKSATPKNAKNKSGRSRAAKGPKETRVPPQAPASVLEAAVSPAVDAGDRERLLHGTHHAPHSVLGAHPVPGGIAFRAFRPYARAVTVVSDGLRAELHDDGDGFFSGLVPLAEVPEYRLLVTYDGTVQEAEDAYRFLPTLGELDLHLIGEGRHEQLWQALGAHVTTHQGVSGTRFAVWAPNALGVRVTGSFNFWDGTGFPMRSLGGTGVWELFVPGIGEGELYKFEITRPDGSRTLRADPLARRTEAPPATSSVVHASHHEWGDAQWMAHRADTPVHEAPFSVYEVHLPSWRPGLTYRQLAEQLPAYLSETGFTHVELMPVAEHPFGGSWGYQVTGFYAPTARLGTPDDFKYLVDRLHQAGIGVLMDWVPAHFPRDEWALAAFDGRPLYEHHDPRRAAHPDWGTLEFDFGRREVRNFLVANAVYWCEEFHIDGLRVDAVASMLYLDYSREPGQWEPNEHGGREDLDAVAFLQEMNATVYRRCPGVVTIAEESTAWDGVTRPTHLTGPSGFAGLGFGLKWNMGWMHDSLAYMSHDPVHRRHHHHEMTFSMVYAYSENYVLPISHDEVVHGKGSLVSKMPGDWWQRRAGHRAYLGFMWAHPGKQLLFMGQEFAQGAEWSEVHGPDWWLLDPSYGAEAEHRGVRDLVADLNARYRATPALWQRDTDPAGFAWVTGDAADDNVFAFLRYDADGNPLLAITHLAPVVRPDYRIGVPEEVPAWVEVLNTDAARYGGGDVTTPDAVKPEAHPWHGRPASIRLTLPPLATVWLRPA; from the coding sequence GTGACGTCCAAGAAGTCGGCCACGCCGAAGAACGCGAAGAACAAGTCCGGCAGGAGCAGGGCCGCGAAGGGGCCCAAGGAGACGCGGGTGCCCCCGCAGGCACCGGCGTCCGTGCTGGAGGCCGCCGTCTCCCCGGCCGTGGACGCCGGTGACCGCGAGCGGCTGCTGCACGGCACCCACCACGCCCCGCACTCCGTGCTGGGGGCGCATCCGGTGCCGGGCGGGATCGCCTTCCGTGCCTTCCGCCCGTACGCGCGGGCGGTCACCGTGGTCTCGGACGGGCTGCGGGCGGAGCTGCACGACGACGGCGACGGCTTCTTCTCCGGTCTGGTGCCGCTCGCGGAGGTCCCGGAGTACCGGCTGCTGGTGACGTACGACGGCACGGTCCAGGAGGCCGAGGACGCCTACCGCTTCCTGCCCACGCTCGGCGAGCTCGACCTGCACCTGATCGGCGAGGGCCGGCACGAGCAGCTATGGCAGGCGCTCGGCGCGCACGTCACCACCCACCAGGGGGTCAGCGGCACCCGGTTCGCGGTGTGGGCGCCGAACGCGCTCGGCGTGCGGGTCACGGGCAGCTTCAACTTCTGGGACGGCACCGGGTTCCCGATGCGTTCGCTCGGCGGCACCGGGGTCTGGGAACTGTTCGTGCCGGGGATCGGCGAGGGCGAGCTGTACAAGTTCGAGATCACCCGCCCGGACGGCTCGCGCACCCTGCGCGCCGACCCGCTGGCCCGCCGTACCGAGGCGCCGCCCGCCACCTCCTCGGTCGTGCACGCCTCGCACCACGAGTGGGGCGACGCTCAGTGGATGGCCCACCGGGCGGACACCCCGGTCCACGAGGCGCCCTTCTCCGTCTACGAGGTGCATCTGCCGTCCTGGCGGCCGGGCCTGACCTACCGCCAGCTCGCCGAGCAACTGCCGGCGTACCTGTCCGAGACGGGCTTCACGCACGTCGAGCTGATGCCGGTCGCCGAGCATCCCTTCGGCGGCTCCTGGGGCTACCAGGTCACCGGGTTCTACGCGCCGACGGCCCGGCTGGGCACCCCGGACGACTTCAAGTACCTGGTGGACCGGCTGCACCAGGCCGGCATCGGGGTCCTGATGGACTGGGTGCCCGCGCACTTCCCCCGGGACGAGTGGGCGCTGGCCGCCTTCGACGGGCGCCCGCTGTACGAGCACCACGACCCGCGCCGGGCCGCCCATCCCGACTGGGGCACGCTGGAGTTCGACTTCGGCCGGCGCGAGGTGCGCAACTTCCTGGTGGCGAACGCGGTCTACTGGTGCGAGGAGTTCCACATCGACGGGCTGCGCGTGGACGCGGTCGCCTCGATGCTCTACCTGGACTACTCGCGCGAGCCGGGCCAGTGGGAGCCGAACGAGCACGGCGGCCGGGAGGACCTGGACGCGGTGGCCTTCCTCCAGGAGATGAACGCCACCGTGTACCGGCGCTGCCCGGGCGTGGTGACCATCGCCGAGGAGTCCACGGCCTGGGACGGCGTCACCCGCCCCACCCACCTCACGGGCCCGAGCGGTTTCGCCGGGCTCGGTTTCGGCCTGAAGTGGAACATGGGCTGGATGCACGACTCGCTGGCGTACATGAGCCACGACCCCGTGCACCGCAGGCACCACCACCACGAGATGACGTTCTCGATGGTGTACGCCTACAGCGAGAACTACGTCCTGCCCATCTCCCACGACGAGGTGGTGCACGGCAAGGGGTCCCTGGTGTCGAAGATGCCGGGCGACTGGTGGCAGCGGCGCGCCGGCCACCGCGCCTACCTCGGCTTCATGTGGGCCCACCCGGGCAAGCAACTGCTGTTCATGGGGCAGGAGTTCGCGCAGGGCGCCGAGTGGTCCGAGGTGCACGGCCCTGACTGGTGGCTGCTCGACCCGTCCTACGGCGCGGAGGCCGAGCACCGGGGCGTACGGGACCTCGTGGCGGACCTCAACGCGCGGTACCGGGCGACTCCGGCACTGTGGCAGCGCGACACCGACCCGGCGGGCTTCGCATGGGTCACCGGTGACGCGGCGGACGACAACGTCTTCGCGTTCCTGCGGTACGACGCCGACGGCAACCCGCTCCTCGCCATCACCCATCTGGCCCCGGTGGTCCGTCCCGACTACCGGATCGGGGTCCCGGAGGAGGTGCCGGCGTGGGTGGAGGTGCTGAACACCGACGCGGCCCGCTACGGCGGCGGCGACGTCACCACCCCGGACGCCGTCAAGCCCGAGGCACACCCCTGGCACGGCCGGCCGGCGAGCATCCGCCTGACGCTGCCCCCGCTCGCGACGGTGTGGCTGCGCCCCGCCTGA
- a CDS encoding maltokinase N-terminal cap-like domain-containing protein — MAETVTLSDTTSSLLTSLDPLLRTWLPRQRWFAGKGRPVTGFTAVAVTELLRPDGRLGLYHLLLRVHQPSAPGAPPHPGDCYQLLIGVREALPPRLAPALIGHVEEGPLAGRTVYEALYDARPAEVLLEALRTQARVGGLRFERDPQQEIRTGLVARMMTAEQSNSSVVYGDTFILKLLRRVVPGVNPDLEIPLALARAGCPRVPAPTAWLHADVDTDAYVLAVLQPYVSGAADGWDLALRELAKGEDFTAEARALGRATAEVHTALARALPTVTLGHTQLQSLVDGMKERLTEAVQAVPALRPYERGLCSAYEALADLAAEGRTWTAQRVHGDLHLGQCLRSPAGEWSLIDFEGEPARPLAERRMPQPPVRDIAGMLRSFDYAAHSANVPDPDWAHACRAAYCSGYAEVTGLDPRTDPVLLRAYETDKAVYEVVYEARHRPDWLPVPLSAIRRLAASDPT, encoded by the coding sequence ATGGCGGAAACGGTCACCCTCTCTGACACCACCAGTTCCCTCCTCACCTCGCTCGACCCCCTGCTGCGTACCTGGCTGCCGCGGCAGCGCTGGTTCGCCGGCAAGGGACGCCCGGTCACGGGCTTCACCGCTGTCGCCGTCACCGAACTCCTGCGGCCCGACGGCCGGCTGGGCCTGTACCACCTGCTCCTGCGCGTCCACCAGCCGTCCGCGCCGGGCGCGCCGCCGCACCCCGGCGACTGCTACCAGCTCCTCATAGGCGTGCGCGAGGCGCTGCCGCCCCGGCTGGCGCCCGCGCTGATCGGACACGTGGAGGAGGGCCCGCTCGCCGGACGCACGGTGTACGAGGCCCTCTACGACGCCCGGCCCGCCGAGGTGCTGCTGGAGGCCCTGCGCACCCAGGCCCGCGTCGGCGGGCTGCGTTTCGAGCGGGATCCGCAGCAGGAGATCCGGACAGGCCTGGTGGCCCGGATGATGACCGCCGAGCAGTCCAACTCGTCGGTCGTCTACGGAGATACGTTTATTCTCAAGCTGCTGCGCCGGGTCGTGCCCGGCGTCAACCCCGATCTGGAGATCCCGCTCGCCCTGGCCCGCGCGGGCTGCCCCCGGGTGCCCGCGCCGACCGCGTGGCTGCACGCCGACGTGGACACGGACGCATACGTCCTGGCCGTGCTCCAGCCGTACGTGAGCGGCGCCGCCGACGGCTGGGACCTGGCGCTGCGCGAGCTGGCCAAGGGCGAGGACTTCACCGCCGAGGCACGGGCACTGGGCCGGGCCACCGCCGAGGTGCACACCGCGCTCGCCCGCGCCCTGCCGACGGTCACCCTCGGCCACACCCAGCTCCAGTCGCTGGTGGACGGCATGAAGGAGCGGCTGACGGAGGCCGTGCAGGCGGTGCCGGCGCTGCGGCCGTACGAGCGCGGACTGTGCTCGGCCTACGAGGCGCTGGCCGACCTGGCGGCCGAGGGCCGTACCTGGACCGCCCAGCGCGTCCACGGCGATCTGCACCTCGGGCAGTGCCTGCGCTCGCCGGCCGGCGAGTGGTCGCTGATCGACTTCGAGGGCGAACCGGCCCGGCCGCTGGCCGAACGGCGCATGCCGCAGCCGCCGGTGCGGGACATCGCGGGCATGCTCCGCTCCTTCGACTACGCGGCCCACTCGGCGAACGTGCCCGACCCGGACTGGGCGCACGCCTGCCGGGCCGCCTACTGCTCCGGGTACGCGGAGGTGACCGGCCTCGACCCGCGCACCGATCCGGTGCTGCTGCGGGCCTACGAGACCGACAAGGCGGTGTACGAGGTCGTCTACGAGGCCCGGCACCGGCCCGACTGGCTCCCCGTACCCCTGTCGGCGATCCGTCGCCTCGCCGCGTCCGACCCGACCTGA